One window from the genome of Pyrobaculum ferrireducens encodes:
- a CDS encoding urocanate hydratase — MSVSSKYKGRPIEELISAGFYDPEKRLVRAIKGFDLHVWSRDWQIEGILRMLFHVLDPEVAKDPKNLVVYGGSGKAARSWEDFETIVDTLMSMNKDDTLVIQSGQPVAVFKTDLRAPRVLMSNAMLVPKWADWKYFWELEARGLISYHQMTAGCWAYIGTQGILQGTYETIGFAAERHFGGSLEGRLVVSAGLGEMGGAQPLAIKMLGGVALIADVDRRMIERRIATGYLDTWTEDLDKAVDMALRAKERREAVSIGVLANAVDLHNKLVKEGIVPDIVTDQTPAHDPLAYVPAGLSLEEAERLRKTDPDRYIQLSKQSMARHVELLLTHQLRGAVVFEYGNNLRKQAYDAGVEQAFKIPGQMEFLRPMFEEGRGPFRWTSLVGDPNDIYKLDDVILTVFSRNWRLVRWIQNAKKYVKFQGLPARVVYLGYGERAQFGKIVSEMVRRGDLSGPIWFGRDHLDAGSVASPFRETEGMLDGSDAVGDWPVLNYALNTAVGATWTCFHHGGGVGIGYSLHAGFGMVVDGTQLSEEKALRVFTVDPGMGVVRHAHAGYPRALKTALTKGIKIPIREMLEAKSLRVSEEAWKEGRISEYTYKRVKEDWKDYEETKKNLRRLY; from the coding sequence ATGAGCGTTTCTAGTAAATACAAGGGTAGGCCTATTGAGGAACTTATCTCAGCTGGTTTTTACGATCCGGAGAAGCGCTTGGTGAGGGCAATTAAGGGGTTTGATTTACATGTGTGGAGTCGCGATTGGCAAATTGAGGGAATTTTGAGGATGCTTTTCCACGTCCTTGACCCGGAGGTTGCTAAGGATCCTAAGAACTTGGTGGTATATGGGGGTAGTGGTAAGGCGGCGAGGAGTTGGGAGGATTTCGAGACAATTGTAGATACCTTGATGTCGATGAATAAAGACGACACGCTTGTAATTCAGTCTGGGCAACCGGTAGCTGTTTTTAAAACTGATCTGCGGGCGCCGCGTGTTTTGATGAGTAACGCCATGTTGGTGCCTAAGTGGGCCGACTGGAAGTATTTCTGGGAATTGGAGGCCAGGGGGCTTATCTCGTATCACCAAATGACAGCGGGTTGCTGGGCCTACATTGGGACGCAGGGGATTTTACAAGGCACATACGAGACTATTGGCTTCGCCGCGGAGAGGCATTTCGGCGGATCTCTTGAGGGGAGACTTGTTGTTAGCGCTGGTCTGGGGGAGATGGGTGGGGCGCAACCGCTTGCCATAAAGATGCTGGGGGGCGTGGCGCTCATAGCTGATGTAGATAGGAGAATGATAGAAAGGAGAATCGCCACAGGCTACCTGGATACTTGGACGGAGGATCTTGATAAGGCTGTTGACATGGCGCTTAGGGCAAAGGAGAGACGGGAAGCCGTGAGTATAGGCGTATTAGCAAATGCAGTGGATCTGCACAATAAGCTAGTTAAGGAGGGCATTGTTCCAGATATCGTTACGGATCAGACGCCGGCGCACGACCCACTGGCCTATGTTCCCGCTGGCTTGTCTCTAGAGGAGGCCGAGCGGCTTAGAAAGACGGATCCAGATCGGTATATACAGCTGTCTAAGCAGTCAATGGCTCGGCATGTAGAGCTGTTATTAACACATCAATTAAGGGGCGCCGTCGTTTTTGAATACGGCAATAACTTGAGAAAACAAGCTTACGATGCTGGAGTAGAGCAGGCTTTTAAGATACCTGGCCAGATGGAGTTTCTCCGCCCAATGTTTGAGGAGGGTCGTGGCCCATTTAGGTGGACTAGTCTAGTTGGTGATCCTAACGATATCTACAAGCTGGACGACGTGATTCTCACAGTATTTAGCAGAAATTGGAGACTTGTTAGGTGGATTCAAAACGCCAAGAAATATGTAAAGTTCCAAGGGTTGCCGGCGAGGGTAGTGTATCTGGGGTATGGAGAGAGGGCTCAGTTTGGCAAAATTGTGAGTGAGATGGTTAGGCGGGGTGATTTATCGGGGCCAATATGGTTTGGCCGAGATCATCTAGACGCCGGATCTGTGGCATCACCTTTTAGAGAAACTGAGGGTATGCTTGACGGTAGCGATGCCGTGGGGGATTGGCCAGTTTTGAACTACGCGTTGAATACGGCGGTGGGCGCTACGTGGACGTGCTTCCACCATGGCGGGGGCGTGGGTATTGGCTATTCGCTTCACGCCGGTTTTGGCATGGTGGTAGACGGGACTCAGCTATCCGAGGAGAAGGCTTTGAGAGTTTTTACAGTTGATCCAGGTATGGGCGTCGTGAGACACGCACACGCGGGGTACCCCAGGGCGCTGAAGACCGCGCTTACTAAGGGCATTAAAATACCCATACGCGAGATGCTAGAGGCGAAGTCGTTGAGAGTTTCTGAAGAGGCTTGGAAAGAGGGGAGAATCAGCGAATATACGTACAAGAGGGTGAAGGAGGATTGGAAAGACTACGAGGAGACTAAGAAGAACTTAAGGCGTCTTTATTAG
- a CDS encoding HAL/PAL/TAL family ammonia-lyase, whose translation MEIVEIGKNLDVDAVALVAFQGVRVEISASALEKVIRAYEMYLEALRRGEQIYGVTTGLGELVKHRAETSGELILFEHAVGVGAKAPREWVRATMLIRAHQLALGYSGVRPEVIMTLVQLINSGITPIVPIFGSVGASGDLAPLAHIALAVMGEGRVEYRGEVMTAREAMMKEGLKPLQLNSRESLALINGTSFSTAILALALDKATKLINKYLEHIPLYLYATGANWKALAPDTQVKLHPGMKAVANAIKCEKNEKRLNDPYSIRCLPQILGALQDTLHWVRQITENEINSPSDNPIFTIKGPVPTCHFHGVYIALAADTLAIALAMWANLLERQIAQLLRSEITGKPDFLTYESGSVGDMIYHYTSAALAAYIRALSTPYSIHNIPTSGFQEDINSMSLNAVVRLHEILEKLTHIMSIHAVVTHDAVDCATCPPTIKEIYQKVANLIKDAKIPSDRVRLASALW comes from the coding sequence ATGGAGATAGTTGAAATTGGGAAAAATCTTGACGTTGATGCCGTGGCTTTAGTAGCGTTTCAAGGCGTCAGAGTAGAAATATCAGCCAGCGCCCTGGAAAAAGTAATACGTGCCTACGAAATGTATCTAGAGGCGTTAAGACGAGGCGAGCAGATCTACGGAGTTACAACTGGTTTAGGCGAATTAGTAAAGCACCGGGCTGAGACAAGCGGAGAACTCATACTCTTTGAACACGCTGTGGGGGTGGGGGCAAAAGCCCCCAGGGAATGGGTGAGAGCAACTATGTTGATCAGAGCTCATCAATTAGCCCTCGGCTATAGCGGCGTCAGACCCGAGGTAATTATGACGCTAGTCCAGTTAATAAACAGTGGAATAACTCCAATAGTCCCCATTTTTGGTAGTGTGGGCGCCAGTGGCGATTTAGCCCCACTAGCACATATAGCTCTAGCGGTAATGGGGGAGGGTCGAGTGGAGTACAGAGGCGAGGTCATGACGGCGAGAGAGGCAATGATGAAAGAGGGGTTAAAGCCGTTGCAACTAAACTCGCGGGAGTCGCTGGCGCTGATAAATGGCACATCTTTCTCAACAGCAATACTGGCGCTGGCTTTGGACAAGGCGACTAAACTCATCAATAAATACCTTGAACACATACCCCTATATCTCTACGCCACCGGGGCCAACTGGAAAGCTCTCGCACCTGACACACAGGTCAAACTCCACCCAGGCATGAAAGCGGTCGCCAATGCCATTAAATGCGAAAAAAATGAGAAACGATTAAATGACCCCTACTCAATACGTTGCTTACCTCAAATACTGGGAGCTCTTCAAGACACACTCCACTGGGTAAGGCAAATTACAGAAAACGAGATCAATTCTCCCAGTGACAATCCTATATTCACGATAAAGGGCCCAGTGCCTACATGTCATTTCCACGGCGTATACATAGCGCTTGCGGCAGATACATTAGCCATAGCGCTAGCTATGTGGGCCAATTTACTTGAGAGACAAATAGCTCAACTACTAAGAAGCGAGATCACGGGGAAACCCGATTTCTTAACATACGAATCTGGAAGCGTAGGCGACATGATATACCACTACACCTCAGCCGCACTCGCGGCGTATATAAGGGCTTTATCAACTCCATATTCTATACATAACATACCTACCAGCGGTTTTCAGGAAGACATAAACTCAATGAGCCTAAACGCCGTGGTGAGGCTCCATGAAATACTAGAGAAGCTTACCCATATAATGTCTATACATGCCGTGGTGACACATGACGCAGTTGACTGCGCCACCTGCCCACCGACAATTAAAGAGATATACCAAAAAGTGGCAAATCTAATAAAAGACGCGAAAATACCAAGCGATAGGGTGAGGTTAGCGTCGGCGTTATGGTAA
- a CDS encoding arginase family protein: MYLVRKAKYLKDPLDVRICDISAPSSVIFIGVPWDGAVAGRPGARFAPGKIRAAFCNLPRNIDVEDVGDVDIVVGNPEETWRRIEMVFSSITDKEQILIAGGDHSITAYAYKGLTRRKKLSYVVLDAHLDVRQLSEGLSSGVTTRLIREFSGNTPISIVGVRRWANPRYMFEQAERLGIEYYTMEDVDKMGVDEVVEKIKTAHKHYDVYLSIDMDVVDPAYAPGVNAPSPGGFSSREVIMLVTQLSKSLRPLAVDVVEVTPAYDVGDVTSSLAAVLLYVSIWR, encoded by the coding sequence GTGTACCTTGTACGCAAGGCAAAATATCTCAAAGACCCACTAGACGTGAGAATTTGCGACATTTCTGCTCCGTCCTCGGTTATTTTCATAGGAGTTCCCTGGGACGGAGCCGTGGCGGGGAGGCCAGGCGCCAGATTTGCACCTGGCAAAATAAGAGCGGCCTTTTGCAATCTACCTAGAAATATCGATGTGGAGGATGTCGGAGATGTGGATATCGTCGTGGGGAATCCAGAAGAGACGTGGAGAAGGATAGAGATGGTATTTTCATCAATCACAGATAAGGAGCAGATACTGATAGCTGGGGGCGATCACTCAATAACAGCATATGCATATAAGGGACTCACAAGAAGAAAAAAACTCAGTTACGTAGTGCTCGACGCGCATCTTGATGTTAGACAGCTGTCGGAGGGTTTATCAAGTGGAGTCACCACAAGGCTCATAAGAGAATTCTCAGGAAACACCCCAATCAGCATTGTTGGTGTAAGGCGGTGGGCAAACCCGCGGTACATGTTTGAACAGGCAGAGAGACTGGGTATAGAGTATTACACAATGGAGGATGTAGACAAGATGGGTGTAGACGAGGTAGTAGAAAAAATCAAGACAGCTCACAAGCATTATGATGTATACCTCAGCATTGATATGGATGTAGTAGACCCGGCGTACGCACCTGGCGTAAATGCTCCGAGCCCCGGCGGTTTTTCCTCGCGCGAGGTTATAATGCTGGTTACTCAACTTAGTAAATCGCTAAGACCCCTGGCGGTTGATGTAGTAGAGGTGACTCCTGCATACGATGTGGGAGATGTTACGTCTAGCTTAGCCGCGGTCCTCCTATATGTATCAATATGGAGATAG